The following nucleotide sequence is from Anaerolineales bacterium.
CATAATCGCTGACGGAATGGGTGGGCATGAGAATGGCGAGTTGGCCAGCAGCCTCGCAATCGAGATATTTTCTGAACATATCGTCAAGGCGATTTACGTCCCTTTGCTTGCCCAGACTGGCAACCAAATCGATCGTTCTATCCAGGAGATAATGGGCGAGGGGGTGATCATGTCTCACCAGGCAATAAAACGAGCAGCGTTAGGTGGAGGGACCACCCTGACAGCATTGCTCGTCATAGGTGACCAGGCTACTCTTGCCCACGTAGGTGATAGCCGGGCATACTCCTTATCTGTTGATGGGAAGCTGGATTTGCTGACACATGACCATTCTTTAGTAAAACGCATGGAAGAAATTGGTCAGCTCTCACCGGACGAAGCTTCCGTCCATCCAAAACGGAATCTCCTTTATCGGGCTGTTGGTCAGGGAGACAACCTTGAAGCGGATATTACCAGTTTCTCTCTCGTAGAAGGTTCTACACTGATGCTGTGTAGCGATGGTCTTTGGGGGGTAGTTGACGAAAATGTCCTCGCAGATGCGCTCCGGAAATCAGCTGAGCCGCGCATCTTGTGCCAGTCATTGGTTGATGCTGCCAATACAGCTGGTGGACCAGATAACATCTCGGTGATCATGATTCGATTATAAGGTTGATCCCTATGGAAGACCTGACACTCTATGACTACTTGTGTATCCCCAGAGATGCCTCCCAGGAGGAAATTCGGCGTGCATACCGCCAGCTCGTCTTGCACCTGCATCCCGATACCAATGTCAATAAGGGTGATACCCAGCTTTTTCTGGATATTCAACAAGCCTATGAAAGTTTGTCAGATCCGATCAAGAAAGATGATTACGATAGGCACCTGCCGGCTGAGTCTCCACTTGATTATCCCATTGCGATAAAAACAAGCTATAGCCAGCCAGTCGTGGCTCGTTTACCAGAACCGCAGCTGGTTTATGCACTACTCGATTTGACCTTGATCGCAGACACGAAGGAATGGGTTTCTTCAACTCCCTTGAATATTTCAATGGTTGTTGATTGTTCCACATCAATGCAGGGTATCAGGTTGGATGCGGTAAAAATGACAGTCATTGACTGCCTGCGCAAGCTTCAGCCAAGTGATATTTTCTCCCTGGTTAAATTTAACGATTTTGCTGAGCTGCTCCTTCCACCGGTAAATCAGGCAGACATAAAGTCTGCGGAGATGAAAGTGCAGCTGCTCCGAGCAGAAGGTGGCACGGAGATTTATAAAGGGTTGGAAATGGGTTTTACCCAGGTCAATAAAAATTTTTCTACCCAGAGAATTAATCACATCATCCTGGTAACGGATGGTCGTACGTACGGGGATGAAGCCCAATGCCAGCAGCTTGCTGAACAATGTGCAGCTTCACAGATTGGTATCAGCGCACTCGGCATCGGAAATGAGTGGAATGATCGTTTCCTCGACCAAATCACCGCGAATACAGGTGGAATTTGTAAATACATTCCTGATAGTGGTGATATCCGCAACACAATCCTTGATGAAATTTCTCGCCTCGGCTCATGCTTAACCGAACAAATTAACTATAATATTCACATACCTGAACATATCGAGATATCCTCCATCTACCGCCTCCAACCAGATGCATCTCCACTTGAGCCACGTTCACCAATAAATCTGGGGAATCTGCCACACTTTGGCAATATGAATGTCTTGTTTGAGTTTACAGTCAAGGATATTCCGTCCGGTACAGCTGACCTTACACTTTCTAAAGGTTTTATCTACTACGAGATTCCTCGCCACACCCGCAAAACCAGGTATGTCAATCGCTTGGCTTTCTCCCTGCCGGTAAGTTCCGAGCCTGTAAAATCACTCCCACCCACATCGATCTTGAATGCGATAACATTCCTATCGCTTTACCACATGCAGGAGCGCGCAAGCGTCGAGATGAACAAGGGCAATCACACCTCAGCAGCCAGGTACATGGAGAATATGGCTACTCAGCTTTTACAGAAGGGTGAACGCAATCTGGCACAATCAGTGCTGACTGAAGTGACGAACCTCCGCAATAATCAATCCTTCAGTGAAGATGGAGAAAAAAGGATAAAATATGGTACTCGGGCTTTGCTTCTCCCGCCAGGGGGCAAGCCGAATAAACTATGATCAGCTGTCCAAACTGTGGGAATAAAGAACTACCCGGCGCACTTTTTTGTAAAGAGTGCGGCACTCAATTTACTTCTTTCCGTGAGCCAACCCTGGTGATACCTACCAGCCTCGGAGATCAGCTTCGCAAAAACGCTGATCATGATCCTGACCACGCATTGCCAATGAACCCTGAAAATCCTCGCTTGTCTTTGTTTCTGGTGGAATCAGGTGAAGTAATTACTCTCGAGGGGCTCACTGAGTTCACTATCGGCAGGTCATCGGAAGATCAACCCATCCTGCCCGATGTTGACCTGGCACCTTATCACGCATATGAGTATGGAGTATCCCGTTTGCATGCTTCCATTGAAATCAACCAGTCATCAATAATCCTGATCGATTTCGGTGCAGCCAATGGGTCGTCACTAAATGGCCAAAAAATGACTCCGAATAAACCATATCCGATCACACACGGCGATATATTTTCCTTGGGAAAAATGAAGATTCAGCTTCTCGTGAATCGCTAAGAAATGTGAGGTAGCTATGCCCTACACAATCATCCTACACCCTGCCGGTGAAGAGCCAATTATAGGCGAAGTGGAAGAGTTACCACTGCCAACCGACATCACCATTACCGTTAATTCCCCAAGACGGATTGATGGGAAAGAGCTGCATTACCTATCTGAAAGTGTTCTGACTGTGATTTGGCCGATTGCCAGGTTGAATTTTATTGAAATATTACCGACTAAAGCAGAAGAAGAGATCATTGGCTTTGTTCGAGAATGAACGAAATGATGCCAGATACTCATTTTAAAAACTATCGCATCCTGGTTGTCGACGACGAACAAAGGATGGCAAAATTCATCCGTTTGAACCTGGAACACGATGGATTCCGTGTCGCGGAAGCATTCACCGGCACTCAGGCAATGGACCGGCTACGTACCTCCATGCCTGACCTGGTCCTGCTCGATGTGATGCTGCCTGATCTGGATGGCTTTGAGGTGCTAAAAATGATCCGCGCCATAAGCACCGTGCCAGTGATCATGGTGACAGCTAAAGGGGAGGAAGAAGAACGCATCCATGGGTTAGAGCTGGGTGCCGATGACTACGTCACCAAACCATTCAGTCCACGCGAATTGGTAAGCCGGGTCAGGGCTGTTTTGCGACGTACCGAGCTGACAACAGATAGCACGCATGGGTTGATTGAAGTCGATGACCGGTTGAAGATCGATTTCGACCGGCATGAAGTATGGTTAGAAGGAAAGCTGGTTAATTTACGCCCGACCGAATACCGTTTGCTATATTATCTCGTGCAGAATGCTGGCTGGGTGGTATCCCATGATCAAATACTTACCAATGTCTGGGGCTATGAGTACCGCGATCAACCGCATTATGTTCGCCTTTATATAAATTATTTACGTCAAAAAATCGAGAAAGATCCAGCTCTACCGGTGTATATCCAAACTGAACGGGGTTTAGGTTATCGTTTTGTTGACTTCCGGCGCGAGCATCCTCAGGAACCACCGGATAAATACCCTGCTCAAGCCGATGGAAATCCTTCCTGATATTTGTAGTTAAAGGTGGAAAATATGACCAATAAACAAAGGATATTGCTGGTAGATGATCACGAGGTTGTACGTTTGGGTTTGAAATCCTTACTTGAGCGCCATCCAAGTTTTGAGGTCGTTGCTGAAGCGAGCACAGCCCGAGAAGCAGTGGAACGCGTTGCTGCCTTTACCCCGGATGTGGTGGTCATGGATATCCGCTTGCCGGGTGGCTCAGGAATCGAGGCTTGCCAGGAGATCGTAGACAAGTACCCCGATACGAAAGTCATCATGCTTACCTCCTATGCCGAAGATGAAATGCTCTTCTCAGCGATCCGCGCTGGAGCTGCAGGTTATGTGCTAAAGCAGATCGGGGGGGAAGATCTGATCAAAGCCATCGAGGCGGTTGGCCGAGGGGAAGCTTTGCTTGATCCTGCAGTAACCCAACGAATCTTCCAGGAAGTCCGCAAAGCTGCCAGGGAAGAAGAAGCCTCTGCCTTTTCTGCACTCACTCAGCAGGAACGGCATGTCTTGATGCTTGTGTCGGAGGGCAAAACGAATCGTGAAATCGCCAAGGCACTCTTCCTGGGAGAAGGGACAGTGCGAAATTACGTCAGCAGTATTCTTTCCAAGCTTGGCGTCAGTAACCGTGCTGAAGCAGCTGCATATGCGGTTGAGCATAATTTAAAGGATTATCTATAGCAATCTTTATGAATATTTTTGTTTCACACTGCCAGTTTCGAATGCTCTGAAATCCTCCAAAATAGTATAGTTCCAGCAGGTTTTACGTAACCAAATCCAATTATTTCCGTATACAGAACTAAATCGTTACTAAAGGAGATATGCAATGAACGAAATACAACCTTCAGAAAATATGCCTCCTGTTCCGCAGGAAGAAGTACTCCCTCCCCAGGCACCCCCTCCTCAAGCATCTCCTCAAGGATTGAGCACTTCGGAGGAACATACCTGGGCTATGCTTGCCCATCTAAGTATCTTGCTCAATCTAATCACTGGCTTCCTGGGTGTGATTACTGCCCTGGTGATTCACTTGGTCTATAAAGAACGCTCAAACTACGTTGCCTACCAGTCGATGCAAGCCTTCTTATTCCAATTAATTTGGTGGGTCGGCGGAGGCTTGTTAGTGGGACTTACTTGGGTTATAGCTGGCACTCTTACCGCAGTTATTGTAGGGATTTGTTTGTGGCCGGTTGCTTGCCTGATTACTTTCATACCTGTTGCCGCTTTGGTTTACGGGATCATTGGTGCCGTTAAAGCCAATTCTGGTGAAGATTTCAAGTATTGGCTGATTGGTGATTGGGTGCGTGGCGAACTGACCCGCTCTTGACTTTTGCCTGATAAAACCTTAGAATTAGCCGGCTGCAGTCAAGGAAACAAAGAAGAGACCTGGTGATCACCAGGCACCGAAGGGGCAAGCCTCATTTTGATGATCGAGGTGAAACTCTCAGGTAGAAGGACTTTGTTTCTAGAAAGCTCTGAAGAGCCAGTTTTATTCGATCGCTGGCACCGTTGGGGCAAACGCTCTCGCAAGTCTACAACTTCGAAGCGCTAATCTCTCAGGTAGAATACAGAGACGCACATGTACGAGTGCGTCTCTGTTTATTTACATTTTATGCCTTGTGTATATGCTAGTTCGTATTAAAATCTACCTACAACCTTTCATTGGAGGCATCTCATGAACATTCCCAGTAACTTGAAATATTCCGAAAGCAACGAATGGATCAATTTTGAAGGAAAGACCGGCACAGTTGGCATATCTGATTATGCTCAAAATCAGCTATCAGATATCGTCTTTGCTGAAGTCATCGTTAGTGAAGGGGATCAGATAAAAAAAGGTGACACGATTGCTACAGTTGAATCAGTCAAAGCTGCCGCGGATGTGTATTCTCCGGTATCCGGTACAGTCACGAGCGTCAATGAAGATTTGGGCGGTGCACCCGAGGTGATCAATACCGATCCGTATGGTGCTGCCTGGATCATTAAAATCGAGCTGGCAGATCCTGGTGAACTGAATGCCTTGTTGGATGCTACTGCCTACGAAAAATCGATCCAGGAAGGATAATAGGAGCAATTATGTTTATTCCTCATACAGATGCCGATCGGCAGGCAATGCTGCAAACGATCGGCATTGACAGGCTGGAAGACCTGTTCAGGGATATTCCAGCCAAGCACCGGTTCCCAAGTTTAGACCTACCGCCTGCCCTAACTGAGATGGAAGCTTCAGCCTCGTTACAGGATATCGCCCAGGCGAATGAAAGTGTGCGAGAATTATCCTGTTTTCTGGGCGCAGGTGCATATAACCACTATGTTCCGGCTGCTGTTGATGCGATCATTAGACGGGGAGAATTCTTGACGGCTTATACACCCTACCAACCCGAATTGTCTCAGGGCACCTTACAAGCAATTTTCGAATACCAAAGTAATGTCGCGGCTCTGACGGGTATGGAGGTCTGTAATGCCTCCCATTATGATGGTGCGACTGCAGTGGCTGAGGCTGTCAACATGGCTTACGCAAATTTCCGGGGGAAACGCAACAAGGTCATCCTTTCTCCGGCACTCCACCCGCAGTACCGCCAGACTGTCCGGAC
It contains:
- a CDS encoding DNA-binding response regulator, translating into MPDTHFKNYRILVVDDEQRMAKFIRLNLEHDGFRVAEAFTGTQAMDRLRTSMPDLVLLDVMLPDLDGFEVLKMIRAISTVPVIMVTAKGEEEERIHGLELGADDYVTKPFSPRELVSRVRAVLRRTELTTDSTHGLIEVDDRLKIDFDRHEVWLEGKLVNLRPTEYRLLYYLVQNAGWVVSHDQILTNVWGYEYRDQPHYVRLYINYLRQKIEKDPALPVYIQTERGLGYRFVDFRREHPQEPPDKYPAQADGNPS
- a CDS encoding DNA-binding response regulator, which translates into the protein MTNKQRILLVDDHEVVRLGLKSLLERHPSFEVVAEASTAREAVERVAAFTPDVVVMDIRLPGGSGIEACQEIVDKYPDTKVIMLTSYAEDEMLFSAIRAGAAGYVLKQIGGEDLIKAIEAVGRGEALLDPAVTQRIFQEVRKAAREEEASAFSALTQQERHVLMLVSEGKTNREIAKALFLGEGTVRNYVSSILSKLGVSNRAEAAAYAVEHNLKDYL
- the gcvH gene encoding glycine cleavage system protein H, which encodes MNIPSNLKYSESNEWINFEGKTGTVGISDYAQNQLSDIVFAEVIVSEGDQIKKGDTIATVESVKAAADVYSPVSGTVTSVNEDLGGAPEVINTDPYGAAWIIKIELADPGELNALLDATAYEKSIQEG